Part of the Quercus lobata isolate SW786 chromosome 6, ValleyOak3.0 Primary Assembly, whole genome shotgun sequence genome, CAGGAGAATGTAGATACGGATACTTTTGTTTTGATGGAAATggatatttttccaataatgaGGTCTTCTCATCTGGACGCTACTGTGCTATTCGAAGGGACAGCTTTCTTTGCATTCAACTTTGAATGTGTGGCACCAAGAGCattgtagctcaactggtaCCTTTTGGTCCAGGTTCAAATCCTAATAATTGGAGCATCTTCAAGTGGAAGTGGCCTTATGACAATCTAAAAAACAGAAGAGCCTCCTTGCCTGATATGTAAGTTTTCTGATCCCTAAAATAGAGCCTAAGGGCTCATTTGACATGCAAGATAGGATTGGTTAGATTGAATAGAATATAATTGGACTCTTAATTGATTGGATTGCGCATAAACAAGGGACATGAAGGCAAAGTTTCCAGTTGAAAAATGAAAGTTTGAGGACATACCATGAAATTGGAATGATGCAGAAGTTCAGCCTAGGCTAGGGGGGAATATCCAAACGATCGATTGTTTTAATTAGTATTCTGACTTAAAATCAAGCCGTTGAGTGCAAGATAAACAAAGATGATTGTTATAAATCACGAATACATGCAAAGATCTACTCTAGTACTTTTCACATTACATTACAAGGCCACAGGCGCTGCCTGCTCTGCAGAAGCCActacaaagaaagcaaaatggTTCTAATTATATAAACAACCAACTTGATTCCAAAGGAAAGAACATCAATTACCCATTAATGATATCAACCCAAGATGCCATCATAAACTAACTTTGTACAGGAGGCAATAACGAGATAGACAGAAAGACTAACTATTCTATGGCATAAACCTTAACTGCAATTCTAGGCTCGAAGTACATATTGGTATCCTTTGACTTTGAGTAGGCTCAATTCCTTGAGgcaaaaaataatcatttttccAATCAAAGAGAACACACGAGAATCCATAGctaaccccaaaattttggcgCTAAAAGGCTTTGTGGTTGTTGGTGTTGAGAATACATGAGGAATGGTTGATGCATTTATCAATACAAAGTTAAAGGCTAATTGCagtcatttaaaattaattcgACAATGCTTCATATTGGGGCTCCCTGGAAGACTCTTTTCACCATAATTTGAATACCTCATGGCTTTCAGCAAGCCACCACCCATAATTGAAGTTGGTCGTTTTTGTTTATTCTCTGCCTGAAGGTCTGCATAGGTTTTCCTCCGCCGCTCATTGTGACCAGCCAACTTTTCCCGACAACTCTTTTTGGTATCATCGAATTGTGAAATTTCATGAAACCTGGACCACATTCAAACCCCAATCATATACTTAACtgtagggggaaaaaagaaaagaaaaaagcaacaacaacaaagccttaatcccaaattttcAGGGTCAGCTATGGATCCTCGATAAATTAGTTAGGATTTGCCAAATAAATTCGTTTATTCCATTCTATTCTGATCTAAAGTCATGCTCTCTAAGGGAAAATCAAAAGGCAAATGTTTCTATTATTCTGACACATGAAGGAAAGATTGAACTTATAATCCAGCTTCTTTAAGTGATTTGAATTTCACAAAAACGCTGAGACATGGATAGCAGAAATACTAAGGTAATTAACCAAGGAAACaaactgaaaaacaaaaattaacacTACTACTGGAATCTACATGACAACCGGTTAGATTAACATCGGCTTATAATActattatttctatttgttGAACACAACCAACCTATTCGCACCCTCAGCCaagattaaaaggaaaaaaaaagcagtaGTACAGATTCTTGAGTTGCAGATCAAGCTGTCATAAATGATCTTGAAACATATAAGATGCCTTTTGgtacttccttttttttgtcaCAGAAATTGAAAGTATGGTACAAATTCTTCAAAATGTTCTTGTTAAGATAAAAGGTTACACAACTTTGATGCTTAATTGTTCAAATGAAGGACTCAGGCTGTTGCGCTGCAACTGCTgacaacttttattaaaataaaaattacttgtTATCTgaaagtaacattttttttaatggttttagaAGAAAATCAATTGTTATCTTCATTCTTAAGGCTCACATTAATTTTCATAACCGGAGCAAGGTTTCAGTTTAAGCATGAATTAGAGTAATAGTTACAGTGAAATCCCAAAACTTGTTCAAATTAATCAGGTCTGGTAATTTAACACTATCTGTAACACAAGGTAAATAGCTCAGCAAAAGACACCAACAATTCATGACTTGCTTAAACTAAAAACTCAAACCCCACGACTAAAATTGCAAGTTTGTGATTAACTAGCAAGCAGATCAATTCACTTATTATTAAATCTTTAGACTGAGCTATCACATTGTCATCCTTTTAATGCCTCAATGTAactaaaaaatcacaaaccagAAAAGGtcaataaaactaaataatCAAACACataacattcaaaaaaaaaaaagaagaaaaaaaaggagcacCCAATTCACTACAATTAGcaattcaacaaaaaagaaagaaaaataacatataCCCATTTGACATTTGCATTACAAAAACACATTAACCATGCTCTTCTTAATTTCTAAGTGCAAactttgaaataaatttaatataataatataacaacATATACTTACTTGCTACACTGTTGGCAAAACCTCTGGCGAATCCCAGTGACTAAAACGACAGCAGCCTTGGCGTGACGCTCACAAACCTTGTGACGCTTGTGGTACGTCTTGGCCATTTTCAAGTCCACACCACACTCATCAGCTTGGCAACGTAATGAGCCAATGCCATCACTACCACCAATAATATTACCATAACAAGCACTAGTACTAGtgttactactactactactactactactatcaCTACTATAACTCATTAAGGGTACCAATGAGCTCATTCTCTGCCTAGCTGAGACTACCCTTATCATCACTTTCTTCCTAGTGTACTCCACTTCTTCTTCACCATCTTCGTAAGGGTCAGAAcattcttgttcttgttcttgttctttctTGAACGGTCTTTTGGCCATTGAGAGGTTACGAAGTGCCACAGGAAGAGAGTGTTTTGGGGTCTTTACGGAGAAAGAAATTTCTGGGAAAGTTGGGAACTTTGGGGATGAGAACAAAGAGAAGAGACAAAGGAAACCACagacagaagagagagaggagaggaaTGATGTTAAAGCAATAGGGAGCTTGAGATCGAGGCCCACCCCACGGGACTCTTTTCAAGGACAGTGTGAGCTGAAAGTAGGGgtttttagtatcaactttatcaccaataaaataaagaaaacgaaaatacataaatttaa contains:
- the LOC115949667 gene encoding squamosa promoter-binding protein 2-like, with the protein product MAKRPFKKEQEQEQECSDPYEDGEEEVEYTRKKVMIRVVSARQRMSSLVPLMSYSSDSSSSSSSSNTSTSACYGNIIGGSDGIGSLRCQADECGVDLKMAKTYHKRHKVCERHAKAAVVLVTGIRQRFCQQCSKFHEISQFDDTKKSCREKLAGHNERRRKTYADLQAENKQKRPTSIMGGGLLKAMRYSNYGEKSLPGSPNMKHCRINFK